The following are from one region of the Bactrocera oleae isolate idBacOlea1 chromosome 6, idBacOlea1, whole genome shotgun sequence genome:
- the LOC106624557 gene encoding peptidoglycan-recognition protein SB1, which yields MARLLCFVFLGIALPACFALRIQPRSSWNAAPARSPARIPGKVDYVIIHHSDIPNACSTETECKRFIKNIQTDHKERRKFSDIGYNFIIAGDGSIYEGRGFGLQGAHAPNYNRNSIGVVFIGNFENTTPSQTMLQNAKDLMAHAVQKGYLKDNYTVLGHRQTKATTCPGQRLYDEIKTWPHWKRL from the exons ATGGCACGTCTACTGTGTTTCGTGTTTTTGGGGATCG CGCTTCCCGCCTGTTTCGCGCTCAGGATCCAGCCACGGAGTTCCTGGAACGCGGCGCCTGCTCGCTCGCCCGCACGCATACCCGGCAAGGTCGACTATGTCATCATTCATCATTCCGACATTCCGAATGCCTGCAGCACCGAGACGGAATGCAAGCGCTTCATCAAGAACATTCAGACCGATCACAAGGAGCGCCGCAAGTTTAGCGATATTGGCTACAACTTTATAATTGCCGGCGATGGCAGTATCTACGAGGGCCGTGGCTTCGGCTTGCAGGGCGCGCACGCACCCAACTACAACCGCAACAGCATTGGCGTTGTCTTCATCGGCAACTTTGAAA ATACGACACCCTCTCAAACGATGTTGCAGAACGCCAAAGACCTGATGGCACATGCGGTGCAAAAGGGTTATTTGAAGGATAATTACACAGTGCTGGGTCACAGACAAACCAAGGCGACCACCTGCCCGGGACAGCGTTTGTACGACGAAATCAAAACATGGCCCCATTGGAAGAGGCTCTGA
- the LOC106624558 gene encoding uncharacterized protein — translation MKNLIFLLCCSALLHSNGSAVAKPAPHGITTTVARTPAVLPAPTYTVAVTPVVTAHSHQVVAHNYNGLYVPAGYAAASYVPAVYPYSYPATTYRYGYGYYPAYGYTYGYGTAVPTALWR, via the exons atgaaaaat CTCATTTTTTTGCTCTGCTGCAGTGCTCTCCTGCACTCCAACGGCAGCGCTGTGGCAAAGCCGGCCCCTCATGGTATCACCACCACCGTCGCACGCACACCCGCTGTCCTACCCGCGCCCACTTACACGGTCGCTGTGACGCCCGTCGTCACGGCGCATAGCCATCAAGTGGTCGCGCATAACTACAATGGACTCTACGTGCCCGCCGGTTATGCAGCCGCCAGCTATGTGCCAGCCGTGTATCCCTATTCCTATCCAGCGACGACCTACCGCTACGGTTACGGTTATTACCCGGCTTACGGCTATACTTATGGCTATGGCACCGCTGTGCCGACGGCCTTGTGGCGGTGA
- the LOC106624873 gene encoding cuticle protein 70, isoforms A and B — protein MFKYAAVLFAVIACATAKPGLLAAAPLAYAAPAAVVAAPAPVVTATSSQVIARNYNGIAAAPVVAAAPVVARYAATPVAAPVVAAAAPVVTATSSQVIARNYNGFAAAPVVAAAPVVARYAAAAPLVGAHYAAAPLATALW, from the exons atgttcaaatac GCCGCTGTTCTCTTCGCAGTAATTGCCTGTGCCACCGCCAAACCCGGTCTCCTTGCTGCCGCTCCATTGGCTTACGCTGCTCCCGCCGCTGTGGTTGCCGCTCCAGCTCCCGTTGTTACCGCCACCAGCAGCCAAGTGATCGCTCGTAACTACAATGGCATCGCCGCTGCTCCAGTTGTTGCCGCAGCCCCTGTTGTTGCCCGCTATGCCGCCACTCCAGTAGCTGCCCCTGTTGTCGCCGCTGCAGCTCCCGTTGTTACCGCCACCAGCAGCCAAGTGATCGCTCGTAACTACAATGGCTTCGCCGCTGCACCAGTTGTTGCCGCAGCCCCCGTGGTAGCCCGTTATGCCGCCGCTGCTCCTTTGGTTGGAGCTCATTATGCCGCCGCGCCTTTGGCTACAGCTCTATGGTAA
- the LOC106624869 gene encoding cuticle protein 70, isoforms A and B — protein sequence MFKYAVVLFALIACAAAKPGLLAAAPLAYAAPAAVVAAPAPVVTATSSQVIARNYNGIAAAEIVAAAPVVAPVVARYAAAPVATPVVAAPAPVVTATSSQVIARNYNGIAAAPVVARYAAAAPLVASHYATAPLVSSFLW from the exons ATGTTCAAATAC GCCGTCGTTCTCTTCGCCCTCATTGCTTGCGCTGCTGCCAAACCCGGTCTCCTTGCTGCCGCTCCATTGGCCTACGCTGCTCCCGCCGCTGTGGTTGCCGCTCCAGCTCCCGTTGTTACCGCCACCAGCAGCCAGGTGATCGCTCGCAACTACAATGGCATCGCTGCTGCTGAAATTGTTGCTGCCGCACCAGTAGTCGCCCCCGTTGTTGCCCGTTATGCCGCCGCTCCAGTAGCCACCCCTGTTGTTGCCGCTCCAGCTCCCGTTGTTACCGCCACCAGCAGCCAGGTGATCGCTCGTAACTACAATGGCATCGCCGCCGCTCCAGTTGTTGCTCGTTATGCTGCTGCCGCTCCTTTGGTTGCGTCTCATTATGCTACAGCTCCACTTGTCTCTTCCTTCCTTTGGTAA
- the LOC106624867 gene encoding uncharacterized protein, translating into MFKYAVVLFALIACVASKPGLLVAAPLAYAAPAGVVAAAAPVVTATSSQVIARNYNGIAAASIVTAAPLVARYAVAPVVTRYVAAAPLAAPFVAHFAAAPLLW; encoded by the exons ATGTTCAAATAC gcCGTCGTTCTATTCGCCCTAATCGCCTGCGTCGCCTCCAAACCAGGTCTCCTTGTTGCCGCTCCATTGGCCTATGCCGCTCCCGCCGGTGTTGTTGCCGCCGCTGCTCCAGTGGTGACTGCCACCAGTAGCCAAGTGATCGCTCGCAACTACAATGGCATCGCCGCTGCTTCAATTGTCACCGCCGCCCCTCTAGTAGCGCGTTATGCTGTCGCTCCAGTTGTAACCCGTTACGTGGCTGCTGCTCCTCTCGCCGCTCCATTTGTAGCCCACTTTGCCGCTGCTCCACTCCTGTGGTAA
- the LOC106624872 gene encoding pupal cuticle protein G1A, with translation MFKYAVVLFALIACASAKPGILAAAPQAYAAPSGVVTATSSQVIARNYNGIAAAPFVAATPVAAPLVTRYAAAAPLAAPFVAAQYAAAPLAAHYAAPQLLW, from the exons ATGTTCAAATAC GCCGTTGTTCTTTTCGCTCTAATCGCTTGCGCATCCGCCAAACCAGGAATCCTTGCTGCTGCTCCCCAGGCTTACGCTGCTCCCTCCGGTGTTGTTACCGCCACCAGTAGCCAGGTGATCGCTCGCAACTACAATGGCATCGCCGCTGCTCCATTTGTCGCCGCCACCCCTGTAGCCGCCCCTCTAGTAACGCGTTATGCTGCTGCTGCCCCTCTGGCCGCACCATTTGTTGCTGCACAGTACGCCGCCGCTCCTTTGGCTGCTCATTATGCTGCGCCCCAACTTCTGTGGTGA
- the LOC106624866 gene encoding cuticle protein 16.5, whose protein sequence is MFKYAVVLFALIACAAAKPGLLAAAPLAYTAPAAFFAAPAPVVTATSSQVIARNYNGFAAAPFVAATPVAASVVARYAAANPLAAPLVASHYAAAPLAARYAAPQILW, encoded by the exons ATGTTCAAATAC GCTGTAGTTCTCTTCGCCCTCATCGCCTGCGCCGCCGCCAAACCCGGTCTCCTTGCTGCCGCGCCGTTGGCCTACACTGCTCCCGCCGCCTTCTTTGCCGCTCCAGCCCCAGTGGTGACCGCCACCAGCAGCCAAGTGATCGCTCGCAATTACAATGGCTTCGCCGCTGCTCCATTTGTTGCAGCCACCCCTGTAGCAGCGTCCGTGGTTGCTCGCTATGCCGCTGCTAACCCTCTGGCCGCACCATTGGTTGCTTCACACTACGCTGCTGCACCTTTGGCTGCCCGTTATGCTGCTCCCCAAATTCTGtggtga